In the Chryseobacterium sp. MYb264 genome, one interval contains:
- a CDS encoding SDR family NAD(P)-dependent oxidoreductase, whose product MKDIIDLKNKVVLVTGATGGLGQEICLRLAQCGAIPVVHYNSNSVEAENLVKKIQALGIETFSCKADIRIEAEVKMLTKTIMEKMGRIDCLVNNAGILLRGFLAMQSLEKYRDAVDINLMGNFLVSKYVTQIMISQKYGSIVNVSSAAGMGGLKGQGVYSSTKGALNSLTIVMAKEMADFNVRVNAVAPGFIASGMLEKATKQDEKYKEIIPLKRFGEASEVSSVVLFLLSDAASYMTGQVLVIDGGLLIS is encoded by the coding sequence ATGAAAGATATCATCGATCTAAAAAATAAGGTGGTTTTAGTGACCGGAGCTACAGGAGGCCTGGGTCAGGAGATATGTCTCAGGCTCGCTCAGTGCGGAGCAATACCGGTCGTGCACTACAACTCCAATTCCGTGGAAGCGGAAAACCTGGTGAAAAAAATACAGGCCTTAGGTATTGAAACATTTAGTTGTAAAGCAGATATCCGCATAGAGGCGGAGGTTAAAATGCTGACCAAAACAATCATGGAAAAAATGGGTCGTATTGACTGTCTGGTTAATAACGCAGGTATTCTTCTGAGAGGGTTTCTTGCCATGCAGTCTCTTGAAAAATACAGGGACGCTGTCGACATTAATTTGATGGGAAACTTTTTGGTAAGCAAATATGTTACACAAATCATGATCAGTCAAAAATACGGTTCCATCGTGAATGTTAGCTCTGCTGCAGGGATGGGAGGATTAAAAGGGCAGGGGGTATACAGTTCCACGAAAGGCGCTTTGAACTCTCTCACTATTGTGATGGCGAAAGAAATGGCGGACTTCAATGTCAGGGTGAATGCTGTTGCTCCTGGGTTTATTGCTTCCGGAATGTTGGAAAAGGCGACCAAGCAGGATGAAAAATATAAGGAAATAATCCCCCTTAAAAGATTTGGGGAAGCATCAGAAGTCTCTTCGGTTGTTTTATTTCTTTTATCTGACGCGGCCAGTTATATGACCGGACAGGTGCTGGTGATAGATGGCGGCCTCTTAATATCTTAA
- a CDS encoding acyl carrier protein: MNSQERKQIIKDLIVNRLNLKIKASEIQDDAMLFAPEEENGIGLDSVDALELAVSINNTFDVTISDDDMSIFNSVDSINDFVEKQLQPEL, encoded by the coding sequence ATGAACTCACAAGAAAGAAAACAGATCATTAAAGATTTAATTGTAAACAGATTAAACCTAAAAATTAAGGCATCAGAAATTCAGGATGACGCCATGTTGTTTGCTCCCGAAGAAGAAAACGGGATCGGGCTGGACTCGGTAGACGCATTAGAGCTTGCGGTATCGATCAATAATACATTTGATGTCACCATCAGCGATGATGATATGTCGATTTTTAATTCTGTTGATTCCATCAATGATTTTGTTGAAAAACAGCTACAGCCTGAATTGTAA
- the acpS gene encoding holo-ACP synthase → MVIGTDIIKISRIKRLIERKEGNALEFILTANERALKKSPHSVAGIFAAKEALLKAFGIGFSRGLGRLLEIEVKYDPYGKPFLITSGIVKEIQDTKEIRNVELSISHDGDYCVAFVVCI, encoded by the coding sequence ATGGTAATTGGTACAGATATTATTAAAATTTCCAGAATTAAAAGACTGATCGAAAGAAAAGAAGGAAATGCTCTGGAATTCATTCTTACGGCCAATGAAAGAGCGTTAAAAAAGAGCCCCCATTCCGTAGCGGGAATCTTCGCTGCAAAGGAGGCTCTTCTTAAAGCCTTCGGAATCGGTTTTTCCAGAGGACTCGGTCGGTTGCTCGAAATTGAAGTGAAATACGATCCCTATGGTAAACCTTTCCTCATTACGTCGGGAATTGTAAAGGAGATCCAGGACACCAAAGAAATCAGGAATGTAGAACTCAGTATTTCTCATGATGGAGATTACTGTGTGGCATTTGTAGTCTGTATATAA
- a CDS encoding phytoene desaturase family protein: MSTKKNKYDVVIIGSGLGSIACASFIAKMYKLKVLVVEQNKKAGGLSQSIVTDHDVELEIGIHQVGELGSETLFSKLMSYISDGKSSWQKLPDPFIKFHFPDFVYEVTSGELNHISGLSRLFPSEEANIHQYYRDIEQVTKWYRNFTTESLNNNRLRLQKLLDLEPGKMAMMTTGDYLDHRFTNEKLKSLIASHWTDYGLPPHTSAFLKHALLVNNHKDGVYYPQFGSTQFIDSIVDTVVRNDGEFIFNSRVQEIKYEGKRAHSVAVINEETGEKTVVQASVVISGIGLYNTYGKLLDKNLAPEKLSAIESFKKHGVSFIKLFATLKHDPRSVGADATLSWVYPGYDHDQNFKERKTLPGEYISQFSLSFPSLKKNGNPIHSMKINTLVDYDAFTRWLGDQASGEDYERIKLEIGESLLDAAEKLHPGLRDLIDHWDLYTPASAKRDTGHYKGNIFGIPDIPERYKNLDLNCFTPLENVFVTGADITTSGVYGAVLSGALTASAAFKDKQFFLKIIQNTSLDKMKNNI, encoded by the coding sequence ATGAGCACCAAAAAAAATAAATATGATGTGGTTATTATTGGTTCCGGACTGGGTTCCATAGCCTGTGCTAGTTTCATTGCGAAGATGTATAAACTCAAGGTTCTCGTTGTTGAACAGAATAAAAAGGCCGGCGGATTGTCTCAATCTATTGTAACGGATCATGATGTGGAACTTGAAATCGGTATTCATCAGGTTGGAGAACTGGGGTCGGAAACTCTGTTTTCTAAGCTAATGTCTTATATCAGTGATGGAAAAAGCAGCTGGCAAAAATTACCGGATCCGTTTATTAAATTCCATTTTCCCGATTTTGTGTATGAAGTAACATCGGGAGAGTTGAATCATATTTCCGGGCTTTCCAGGTTATTTCCTTCAGAAGAAGCAAATATTCATCAGTATTACAGGGATATAGAGCAGGTCACAAAATGGTACAGGAACTTTACAACAGAATCATTGAATAATAACAGGCTCAGGTTACAGAAGTTACTGGATTTAGAGCCTGGAAAAATGGCGATGATGACGACCGGTGACTATCTGGATCACCGTTTTACAAATGAAAAATTAAAAAGTTTAATAGCAAGTCATTGGACAGATTATGGATTACCCCCACACACGAGTGCTTTTTTAAAACATGCCCTATTGGTTAATAATCATAAGGACGGGGTGTATTATCCTCAATTCGGATCAACCCAATTTATTGACTCAATTGTGGATACTGTGGTGAGGAACGATGGTGAATTTATTTTTAATTCGCGGGTACAAGAAATTAAATACGAGGGAAAAAGGGCTCACTCCGTTGCGGTCATCAATGAAGAAACCGGTGAAAAAACTGTTGTACAAGCCTCTGTTGTCATATCGGGAATAGGCCTGTACAATACGTATGGGAAGTTATTGGACAAAAATCTGGCTCCGGAGAAGCTCAGTGCTATTGAAAGCTTTAAGAAACATGGAGTAAGCTTCATCAAATTATTTGCCACATTAAAGCATGATCCCCGATCTGTAGGAGCGGATGCCACTCTGTCGTGGGTCTATCCAGGGTATGATCACGACCAAAATTTTAAAGAGAGAAAAACGCTTCCCGGGGAGTATATCTCACAATTTTCTCTGTCATTCCCCTCTCTGAAGAAGAACGGAAATCCTATCCATAGTATGAAGATTAATACTTTAGTCGATTATGATGCTTTTACGCGATGGCTGGGAGATCAGGCATCCGGGGAAGACTATGAAAGAATAAAGCTGGAAATAGGGGAATCACTTCTGGATGCTGCTGAAAAACTTCATCCGGGGTTAAGAGACTTAATCGATCATTGGGATCTGTATACTCCGGCATCTGCAAAAAGGGATACAGGACATTATAAAGGCAATATTTTCGGAATACCCGATATACCGGAGCGTTATAAGAATCTGGATCTTAACTGTTTTACCCCTTTAGAAAATGTCTTTGTTACAGGGGCAGATATCACCACATCTGGTGTTTATGGTGCTGTTTTAAGCGGTGCGCTTACGGCATCTGCTGCTTTTAAAGATAAACAGTTCTTCCTGAAAATTATTCAGAATACATCCCTGGACAAAATGAAAAATAATATTTAA
- a CDS encoding TonB-dependent receptor — translation MRPFSYLILLLVILPASWGAQVTVAGKIVDREGAPVSSAAVYLKDSYDGTSSSADGTFSFKTDLDGKQVITVELSGFKSIEAPLELTTDLLNLNYVLYKDEKIKTIETVSIVAGSFDASDAKKSIALKPMDIVTTPSAGGDIYGALSTLPGTQTVGETGKLFVRGGEDYEARTFIDGIQVESPYQQRPGGIPTKGRFSPLLFSGTLFSTGGYSAEYGQALSSVVLLKTDAAPASDKLNINLYSLGLGVSGTKKMEKSAYIAAFDYTDLGPYFKVVPQTTDWQKAPKTISGSLNIINNTGKGGLSKTLISYNDDRSSMYYPYYGYSKPNVLLSLTNRNLFIKNSFRTRLSEKTVLNTGIGFGIDKNDLELDSLAIKDELFSGQVKINLAHTISQKIKLNYGGDFFVKNFNERIIIDGTLQNLKFNDLQTAFFTETEYNISEKWALRLGLRGENTTIGDHFRLMPRASAAYRLSEYSQLSAAYGIFYQNPQFQYLKFTDQLIPEKASHFILNYQYKNKGRLLRLEAFYKEYKNLITYKVENFPDPSNYENNGYGYAKGIDFFYRDSESIKDGDFWFSYSYLDTKKLYRDYILYTTPIFFSKHNFSFVYKQWISQIKSFLGMSYTYASGRPYFDPNQPADRFLSDRTKPYHNVSINYSYDMSAITKIPVTVYASVSNIFGSQNVFGYNNAYNTTTKKYDLIPIVSQANIFYLLALFINL, via the coding sequence ATGAGGCCGTTTTCCTACCTAATTTTACTTCTGGTTATCTTACCTGCATCCTGGGGTGCCCAGGTCACTGTAGCCGGGAAAATAGTTGACAGAGAAGGTGCTCCGGTTTCTTCAGCTGCGGTCTATCTGAAAGACAGTTATGACGGAACCAGCTCTTCGGCTGACGGGACATTTAGCTTTAAAACAGACCTGGACGGAAAACAGGTGATTACTGTAGAATTATCTGGTTTTAAATCCATAGAAGCCCCTCTGGAGCTTACTACGGATCTCCTGAACCTGAACTATGTCCTGTATAAAGATGAGAAAATAAAAACCATAGAAACTGTCTCAATTGTAGCAGGCTCTTTTGATGCCAGCGATGCAAAAAAATCTATTGCCTTGAAACCCATGGATATTGTTACGACTCCCAGTGCGGGAGGAGATATTTACGGAGCATTGTCTACTTTGCCAGGAACACAAACTGTCGGAGAAACAGGTAAACTCTTTGTTCGCGGGGGAGAAGATTATGAAGCAAGAACATTCATTGACGGGATCCAGGTAGAATCTCCCTATCAGCAAAGACCGGGAGGAATTCCCACCAAGGGGAGGTTTTCTCCTTTACTTTTTTCCGGTACTCTTTTCAGTACGGGAGGCTATTCTGCGGAATATGGACAGGCGCTATCATCCGTGGTTTTATTAAAAACAGATGCCGCACCGGCCAGTGATAAGCTTAATATAAATCTATATTCGTTGGGGCTTGGAGTATCGGGGACCAAAAAGATGGAAAAGTCCGCTTATATAGCAGCTTTTGATTATACCGATCTGGGACCTTATTTCAAGGTGGTTCCACAAACCACAGACTGGCAGAAAGCTCCTAAAACAATATCAGGCTCGTTAAATATCATCAATAATACAGGAAAGGGAGGGCTGAGCAAAACACTGATCTCCTATAATGACGACCGGTCATCAATGTATTATCCTTATTATGGATATAGCAAACCGAATGTATTACTATCCCTTACCAACCGAAATCTTTTTATTAAAAATTCATTCCGTACAAGGTTAAGTGAAAAAACAGTACTCAACACAGGAATCGGATTCGGAATAGATAAAAATGACCTGGAGCTCGACAGCCTGGCTATTAAAGATGAGCTTTTTTCAGGGCAGGTTAAAATTAATCTTGCTCACACAATTTCTCAAAAAATAAAGCTGAATTACGGAGGAGATTTTTTCGTGAAAAACTTTAATGAGCGTATTATAATTGACGGGACTCTGCAAAATTTAAAGTTTAATGATTTGCAGACCGCCTTTTTTACCGAAACAGAATATAATATTTCTGAAAAATGGGCTCTTAGATTAGGATTGAGGGGTGAAAATACAACCATTGGAGATCATTTCAGGCTAATGCCCAGAGCTTCTGCCGCTTATCGTCTCTCAGAATACAGCCAGCTTTCAGCGGCCTATGGAATCTTTTATCAGAACCCACAGTTTCAGTATCTTAAATTTACAGATCAGCTTATTCCGGAAAAAGCCTCTCATTTTATTTTGAACTATCAGTATAAGAATAAAGGCCGATTGCTGAGGCTGGAAGCATTCTATAAAGAGTATAAAAATCTTATTACCTATAAAGTGGAAAATTTTCCGGATCCTTCTAACTATGAAAATAACGGTTATGGCTACGCTAAAGGTATTGACTTTTTTTATCGTGACAGTGAATCGATAAAGGACGGTGACTTTTGGTTCAGCTATTCCTATTTGGATACTAAAAAACTTTACCGTGATTATATACTGTATACAACGCCTATATTCTTTTCAAAACACAATTTCAGTTTTGTTTATAAACAATGGATCTCCCAGATAAAAAGTTTTCTGGGAATGTCATATACCTACGCCAGCGGGAGACCTTATTTTGATCCCAATCAACCGGCAGACCGTTTTCTTTCTGACAGAACAAAACCCTATCACAATGTAAGTATCAACTATTCATACGATATGTCGGCCATCACAAAAATCCCCGTA